The following are from one region of the Cloacibacillus sp. genome:
- the gspM gene encoding type II secretion system protein GspM, producing MFSLEELRAMPGAKRLQRAALITVMIWLAALLVFSAALSAMSENEDRLSDAEKILNAAITVKAYPQQGAVSGKEPLSAVSEIIDKLGLQSKVNQLSSSPSGLVLQINRLYHEELGKLVEDIQRNGLSVKTAELRSLTGQKDGQLINVTLTIVGEDQ from the coding sequence ATGTTCTCTCTTGAAGAGCTGCGTGCGATGCCCGGGGCGAAACGTCTGCAAAGGGCGGCGCTGATTACGGTGATGATCTGGCTCGCCGCGCTGCTTGTCTTTTCCGCCGCGCTCTCCGCCATGAGTGAAAACGAAGACCGGCTCAGCGACGCGGAGAAGATCCTCAACGCTGCGATAACTGTAAAAGCTTACCCGCAGCAGGGCGCCGTATCCGGTAAAGAGCCGCTTTCGGCGGTATCGGAGATAATTGACAAACTGGGACTCCAGAGCAAGGTCAACCAGCTGTCGTCCTCGCCGTCGGGACTTGTGCTGCAGATCAATAGACTCTATCACGAGGAGCTGGGCAAGCTTGTTGAGGATATCCAGCGAAACGGCCTTTCGGTGAAGACAGCGGAGCTTCGTTCGCTGACGGGACAGAAAGACGGACAGCTGATCAACGTAACGCTGACGATAGTTGGTGAAGATCAATGA
- the gspN gene encoding type II secretion system protein GspN, translating to MKKTLHAAAAAIIGLFCGLLIFFPWSTLAGTSASMAMSTAAENGIFLTVASSGISGLFSKSFIYNGVNADFPVFRFSAAEVTLTPSVTSSLFSQTKSCRLEMGRGSVVPVTRQALEWNGGTADISLTPQSLMVENIAFTGKTSVTGFAELSRETGKLTRAKMLLKVPAELDRALEMAGKMGMVPLTKVKSGEWRIER from the coding sequence ATGAAAAAGACCTTACACGCCGCCGCGGCGGCCATAATTGGATTATTCTGCGGACTGCTGATCTTCTTCCCTTGGTCCACCCTCGCGGGGACCTCTGCCTCAATGGCCATGAGCACAGCGGCGGAAAATGGGATTTTTCTCACGGTCGCTTCCTCCGGCATATCGGGACTCTTTTCAAAGAGCTTTATATACAACGGCGTGAACGCCGATTTTCCGGTATTCAGGTTCAGCGCGGCAGAGGTCACCCTCACGCCATCGGTAACCTCCTCGCTTTTCTCGCAGACGAAGAGCTGCCGGCTTGAGATGGGGCGCGGCAGCGTGGTGCCCGTGACACGGCAGGCTCTTGAGTGGAACGGCGGTACGGCGGATATCTCGCTCACGCCGCAGTCTTTGATGGTAGAGAATATCGCCTTTACCGGCAAAACTTCCGTTACGGGCTTTGCCGAGCTTTCGCGCGAGACGGGGAAGCTGACGCGCGCGAAGATGCTGCTCAAGGTGCCCGCGGAGCTTGACCGGGCCCTTGAAATGGCCGGCAAGATGGGAATGGTTCCGCTGACAAAGGTCAAAAGCGGGGAATGGAGGATCGAGAGATGA
- the gspC gene encoding type II secretion system protein GspC — MNFIASIKNKITDRLKYDGSYEQIVKFYGGLRSSFTGGEKAVKRDGSRMLTPALFVCGLFAGLCLCWMVKGALLSLRLDADIAAASRVSGRAPSFANAKSGGGLGDFTAANPFKADLPVKEDKAATRTVALDSLSLQGTLPNIGAWISDPEGTRLFLKGQTINGYTLEKIKYGEVVLADGKGEHTLYLFLSGGTAPRAQTPSPASPKAPPAASPKLDFSGVEPAAEGKEGAVPRELVDALLMNPYDELGKLRMVPAEDGSGMQLERIAPDSVFARVGVAQGDVIQAVNGVTISNMADAANAVNSLMAGTRFDVTVQRKGKPLELKYQVK, encoded by the coding sequence ATGAACTTTATCGCCTCCATAAAAAACAAGATAACAGACCGTCTTAAATACGATGGCTCTTACGAACAGATAGTAAAATTTTACGGTGGTCTCCGCTCCTCATTTACCGGCGGAGAAAAGGCCGTGAAGAGAGACGGCTCGCGTATGCTGACGCCGGCGCTGTTTGTCTGCGGTCTATTCGCGGGGCTGTGCCTATGCTGGATGGTAAAGGGCGCGCTGCTCTCTCTGCGCCTTGACGCCGACATCGCCGCCGCCTCAAGGGTCAGCGGACGCGCGCCCTCCTTCGCGAACGCGAAGAGCGGAGGCGGGCTGGGAGACTTCACTGCCGCGAACCCCTTCAAAGCTGATTTGCCGGTAAAAGAGGATAAAGCGGCGACGCGCACGGTGGCGCTTGACTCCCTCTCGCTTCAGGGAACACTGCCGAACATCGGCGCCTGGATAAGCGATCCCGAGGGAACGCGGCTTTTCCTGAAGGGGCAGACTATAAACGGCTATACGCTGGAAAAGATAAAATACGGAGAGGTGGTACTTGCCGACGGTAAAGGTGAACATACGCTCTATCTCTTCCTCTCGGGAGGAACTGCACCCAGAGCGCAGACGCCTTCGCCTGCTTCGCCGAAAGCCCCGCCGGCAGCCTCGCCGAAGCTTGATTTTTCCGGCGTTGAACCGGCAGCGGAGGGAAAAGAGGGGGCCGTGCCGCGCGAGCTTGTCGACGCGCTGCTGATGAACCCATATGACGAACTTGGCAAGCTTAGGATGGTGCCGGCCGAGGACGGCTCCGGCATGCAGCTTGAGCGTATCGCGCCAGACAGCGTATTCGCCCGTGTCGGCGTCGCGCAGGGGGATGTCATACAGGCGGTCAACGGCGTCACCATTTCTAATATGGCGGATGCCGCGAACGCCGTGAACTCGCTGATGGCTGGGACGCGCTTCGATGTCACCGTACAACGCAAGGGAAAGCCCCTTGAGCTTAAGTACCAGGTGAAATAA
- a CDS encoding prepilin-type N-terminal cleavage/methylation domain-containing protein, translating into MRGRRGFTLIEVMVAVMVLALTTTAAIKLTIMAQNTLSAVKEKESLLNAAQAVEAGISTKELSDAGTSGDFKWETKDKETEMFGEKFGRLDFDKAGSDDSGEALKVKWREITVADKKNKKIILYIPSKEDAEEDAAVAASTDIKSGSSGDKQQ; encoded by the coding sequence GTGCGGGGAAGGAGAGGTTTTACCCTTATAGAGGTGATGGTCGCCGTCATGGTTCTCGCGCTGACGACGACGGCGGCGATAAAGCTTACGATAATGGCGCAAAATACCCTCTCCGCCGTAAAGGAGAAAGAGAGCCTCTTGAATGCCGCGCAGGCGGTAGAGGCGGGGATCTCGACGAAGGAGCTCTCCGACGCCGGGACGAGCGGGGACTTCAAATGGGAGACGAAGGACAAGGAAACGGAGATGTTTGGTGAGAAATTCGGGCGGCTCGACTTCGACAAGGCAGGCTCCGACGACAGCGGCGAAGCCCTAAAGGTGAAGTGGCGCGAGATCACCGTCGCCGATAAGAAAAATAAAAAGATAATACTGTACATCCCCTCGAAAGAGGATGCAGAGGAAGATGCGGCAGTGGCGGCGTCGACGGATATAAAGAGCGGAAGCAGCGGCGATAAACAACAGTAG
- the gspD gene encoding type II secretion system secretin GspD produces the protein MHGKKRLLYTLFAAAAVSLSACTLSAAEPDQEELNLIQAAQEMRAAGRVQLNFKDLDMAKFIRFMSELLGENILVNPGVSGKVSVVSPKAVTLKEARQVMLSVLEMNNLSLQDMEGYSKVVPLSTGGTASNTVIKGDQSVDPSDTIMVQLVPLSYVKAGYVVSPLKTAIPQIQVSPIGNGSAVLLVGKAALLSRAAGVIRAIDAPDSIRTIKVCALQYANAKLLEAQLNAIAKDASSKLAGMVSVSDERTKRIILVGSSQNIREAERIIKDIDIPSRTENFHVYHLKNADAKTVAEQLSQILAVAAKLSPDPKGAMPSTVVPDLPTNSLVFTASQEQYNSLKTILEQLDTQPKQVLLRGLIAEVSLNKLNSAGIDWAAWGGDLFGSTVVAGNVQLGNTAVPSDVQQLYQSLITKEVWHDTPNGGYSTTETAGAGLAYAYIKLLNKFDAINVLSMPRLMCTDNLESSLQVGQVIPQLKGSLTNATNTDSVTNSYEYKDVGLILTVTPHIRSGNLVALEIEQRIEDLMTTTNSVTPITSKREVKTSVLVANGETVVIRGLIKEAEKELKNRVPLFSYIPLIGSLFKSQEKQREKVDLMIFLTPYILETPQHASKITNEIITDGQKLSEAERILMQRNNEDYRKSIKQQGVTREMLDPHGQFSGVVGSDDVKPQQKAPDGGK, from the coding sequence ATGCACGGTAAGAAAAGATTGCTTTATACATTATTCGCAGCGGCTGCCGTATCTCTCTCGGCCTGCACCCTGTCGGCGGCGGAGCCGGACCAGGAGGAGCTGAACCTGATCCAGGCGGCGCAGGAGATGCGCGCCGCGGGTCGCGTACAGCTGAACTTCAAAGATCTTGACATGGCGAAGTTCATACGCTTTATGTCGGAGCTTCTTGGGGAGAATATACTTGTGAATCCGGGGGTTTCCGGCAAGGTCTCGGTGGTCTCGCCGAAGGCCGTCACCCTCAAAGAGGCGCGGCAGGTGATGCTGTCAGTGCTCGAAATGAACAACCTCTCCCTGCAGGACATGGAGGGCTACTCCAAAGTTGTGCCTCTCTCCACCGGCGGGACCGCGAGCAACACCGTCATCAAGGGGGACCAAAGCGTTGACCCGAGCGACACAATAATGGTGCAGCTGGTGCCTCTGAGCTATGTGAAGGCCGGTTACGTCGTCTCGCCGCTCAAGACGGCGATCCCGCAGATACAGGTCTCCCCGATCGGCAACGGCAGCGCTGTTTTGCTGGTAGGCAAGGCCGCCCTGCTCTCCCGCGCCGCCGGGGTCATCCGCGCGATCGACGCCCCCGACAGCATCCGCACAATCAAGGTCTGCGCGCTTCAATACGCGAACGCGAAGCTGCTGGAGGCGCAGCTCAACGCGATCGCGAAGGACGCATCCTCAAAGCTGGCGGGGATGGTATCGGTCTCCGACGAGCGCACCAAGAGGATAATCCTCGTTGGCAGCAGCCAGAACATCCGCGAGGCGGAGCGCATCATCAAGGATATCGACATCCCCTCGCGCACCGAAAACTTCCACGTCTATCACCTGAAAAACGCCGACGCGAAGACGGTCGCCGAGCAGCTTTCCCAGATACTCGCTGTCGCCGCTAAGCTCTCGCCGGACCCCAAAGGGGCGATGCCCTCGACGGTCGTCCCGGACCTGCCGACCAACAGCCTTGTATTCACCGCCTCGCAGGAGCAGTACAACTCGCTTAAGACGATCCTCGAACAGCTTGACACGCAGCCGAAACAGGTACTGCTGCGCGGCCTCATCGCCGAGGTCAGCCTAAACAAGCTCAACAGCGCCGGTATCGACTGGGCGGCCTGGGGCGGCGACCTCTTCGGCAGTACGGTAGTAGCGGGTAACGTGCAGCTTGGCAACACCGCCGTTCCCTCCGACGTTCAGCAGCTCTACCAGAGCCTGATCACAAAGGAGGTCTGGCACGACACTCCTAACGGAGGATATTCGACCACGGAGACGGCCGGCGCCGGACTTGCCTATGCCTACATAAAGCTGCTCAACAAATTTGACGCGATCAACGTCCTCTCGATGCCGCGCCTCATGTGTACCGATAACCTTGAGAGCTCCCTCCAGGTTGGGCAGGTCATACCTCAGCTCAAGGGCAGCCTTACAAACGCGACCAACACCGACTCGGTGACGAACTCATACGAATACAAGGACGTCGGCCTCATCCTCACGGTGACGCCGCACATCAGAAGCGGCAACCTCGTCGCGCTGGAGATCGAACAACGCATCGAGGACCTGATGACGACGACGAACTCCGTCACGCCGATAACCTCCAAGCGTGAGGTCAAAACCAGCGTGCTCGTCGCGAACGGCGAAACGGTCGTCATAAGAGGCCTCATAAAAGAGGCGGAGAAGGAGCTGAAGAACCGTGTGCCGCTCTTCTCATACATCCCGCTGATCGGCAGTCTCTTCAAATCGCAGGAGAAGCAGCGCGAAAAGGTCGACCTGATGATCTTCCTCACGCCCTATATACTTGAGACGCCGCAGCACGCCTCGAAGATCACCAACGAGATCATCACTGACGGACAGAAGCTCAGCGAGGCTGAACGCATCCTGATGCAGCGCAACAACGAGGACTACCGCAAGTCGATCAAACAGCAGGGAGTCACGAGGGAGATGCTCGATCCGCACGGACAGTTCTCCGGAGTGGTTGGCTCCGACGACGTGAAGCCGCAGCAAAAGGCCCCGGACGGCGGCAAATAA
- a CDS encoding GspE/PulE family protein, which yields MTERSLKDLNITPESVLELIPPGVSLDALRDKCFIPIARDEKVVIFAAADLSCVVEAQLLAASMDASADTRLFPPAEIQNLIRGLYDIKSGVEQDTLNAIEEVDDLSELARQEVMSDSVDAPVVKLVNGILMESLRERATDIHIEPYEDRVAVRYRVDGVLSDRYALSKGHQSPVTSRIKVMANMDIAERFVPQDGRIGISLGDRLVDIRVSSLPTQHGERLVLRLLDKARGLLTLEDLGMKAYERERIENLIRRPNGMILFTGPTGSGKSTSLYAILQALARPQVNIITVEDPIEYDLPGVGQVQVNEKAGLTFANTLRSILRQDPDIIMIGEMRDFDTAHIGIQASLTGHLVFSTLHTNDSISAVTRLTDMGVEPYLISGSLLGVVAQRLVRRVCPHCKKEIPTSGVVLKNGIEKAWRGVGCEHCNGSGYRGRFGLYEQFDVTPEIQDAIARGAALHELKSLARYGGFATLLELGLQAVREGETTPEEMLRVVGEV from the coding sequence ATGACGGAACGTTCATTAAAAGATTTAAACATAACGCCGGAAAGCGTGCTTGAGCTCATCCCTCCTGGGGTGAGCCTTGACGCTCTGCGTGACAAGTGTTTCATCCCCATCGCGCGCGACGAAAAGGTCGTTATCTTCGCAGCGGCCGACCTCTCATGCGTAGTGGAGGCACAGCTGCTTGCGGCCTCAATGGACGCCAGCGCCGATACCAGACTATTCCCGCCCGCGGAGATACAGAACCTCATCCGCGGACTCTACGATATCAAAAGCGGCGTCGAACAGGATACGCTGAACGCCATCGAAGAGGTTGACGACCTCTCCGAACTCGCGCGCCAGGAGGTCATGAGCGACAGCGTGGACGCGCCGGTCGTCAAGCTCGTCAACGGCATCCTCATGGAGTCCCTGCGCGAACGCGCGACGGATATCCACATCGAACCCTACGAAGATCGCGTCGCCGTGCGCTACCGCGTCGACGGCGTCCTCTCCGACCGATATGCCCTCTCAAAAGGACATCAGTCGCCTGTGACGAGCCGTATTAAAGTCATGGCCAACATGGATATCGCCGAACGTTTCGTGCCGCAGGACGGCCGCATCGGCATCAGCCTTGGGGACCGCCTTGTCGATATACGCGTCAGCTCATTGCCGACACAGCATGGAGAGCGCCTGGTGCTCAGGCTCCTTGATAAGGCGCGCGGCCTGCTGACGCTTGAGGACCTCGGCATGAAGGCCTACGAACGGGAGCGTATAGAGAACCTCATCCGCCGCCCCAACGGTATGATCCTCTTCACCGGCCCCACCGGCTCCGGCAAGAGCACGAGCCTCTACGCCATCCTGCAGGCGCTCGCGCGGCCGCAGGTGAACATCATCACCGTCGAAGACCCGATAGAATATGATCTTCCGGGCGTGGGGCAGGTGCAGGTGAACGAAAAGGCGGGACTCACCTTTGCGAATACCCTGCGCTCCATACTGCGTCAGGACCCCGATATCATCATGATCGGAGAGATGCGCGACTTTGACACCGCGCACATCGGCATACAGGCCTCGCTCACGGGACACCTTGTCTTTTCGACGCTCCACACCAACGATTCCATCAGCGCCGTGACCCGCCTTACCGACATGGGAGTTGAACCATACCTCATCTCAGGTTCGCTGCTCGGCGTCGTCGCCCAGCGGCTTGTGCGCCGGGTCTGCCCACACTGTAAAAAAGAGATCCCGACCTCCGGCGTCGTGTTAAAAAACGGCATCGAAAAGGCCTGGCGCGGCGTGGGCTGCGAACACTGCAACGGCAGCGGTTATCGCGGACGCTTCGGCCTCTATGAGCAGTTCGATGTTACGCCGGAGATACAGGACGCCATCGCCCGCGGCGCGGCGCTGCACGAACTCAAGAGTCTCGCGCGCTACGGCGGCTTCGCGACCCTGTTGGAGCTTGGCCTGCAGGCAGTCCGCGAGGGAGAGACGACGCCCGAAGAGATGCTGCGCGTCGTCGGCGAGGTATAA